The Juglans regia cultivar Chandler chromosome 1, Walnut 2.0, whole genome shotgun sequence nucleotide sequence gtgacaatgggttaaagccataaacaatttcaaatggtgaaaacttaGTTGCAAAATGTATACTTCAattgtaagcaaattcaacatgtggcaaacaatcttcccatgctttcaagttctttttaatgatagcACGCAACAAAGACGACAATGTTCTATTTACTACTTCAGTTTGGccatctgtttgtggatgacaagtagtagAAAACAACAACTTAGTTCCCAGCTTTCCccacaaagtcttccaaaagtaactcaaaaactttgcatccctatcagaaacaatggtcttaggcataccatgtaatctaacaatttctttgaagaacaaatcAGCTATATGTGATGCATCATCAGTTTTATGACATGCAATAAAGTGTGCCATCTTGGAAAATCTATCTACCACCACAAAAATTGAATCTCTCCCCCTCTTAGTCCTAGGTAaacctaaaataaaatccatagaaatatcagtcCAAGGTTCACTAGGTATTGGCAAAGGGGTGTACAAACCATGGGGTTTCAACTTAGACTTAGCCTGTTTACACGTAATACACTTCTCACAAATTCTTTCCACATCACGTTTCATATGAGgccaaaaaaaatgttcatgcaaaattcctaaagtcttagctacaccaaaatgacccatCAAACCACCACCATGAGCTTCTCTCACAAGCAATTCGCGCAAAGAACATATTGGCAAACACAGTTTATTTTCCCGAAACAAAAATCCAGCATTcctataaaacttaccaaacaccattttttcacatgcattgaacacatcaccaaaatcagaatcttGAGCATACAATTCCTTAATGTATTCAAAGCCAagcatttttgtatctaaaatggaaagtaAGGCATACCTTCGGGACAATGCATCAGCCACCACattttccttaccttgcttATATCTGATCACATACAGAAATGTTTCAATGAATTCCACCCACTTGGCATGGCGTTTGTTCAACCTTTGCTGTCCTTTCAAATGCTTCAAAGACTCAAGATCTGTGTGAATCACAAACTCCGTTGGCCATAGATAGTGTTGCCAATTTTCCAAAGCCCTCACCAAGGCATACATCTCCTTATCATAAGTAGGGTAATTTAGGGTTGCTCCACTCAACTTTTCACTGAAATAAGCAATTGGACGGccttcttgcatcaaaacagcTCCAATACCTAtgcctgaagcatcacactcaatttcaaaagttttagcaaagttAGGTAAAACAAGCAAAGGTGCATTAGTTAACTTTTCTTTGATCAGACTAAAtgccttttcttgttcttttccccACTTAAACGGCACATTTTTCTTGATGACTTCAGTAAGAGGGGCGGCTAAGCTACTAAAATCACGCACAAACCGTCTATAGAAGCTAGCTAAGCCGTGGAAACTCCTCACTTGGCTGACTGTTGTAGGCGTTGACCACTCTTGGATTGCCTTCACCTTttcctcatccacctcaattcctctcttactaacaacaaaaccaagaaacacAAGCTTATCCGTGCAAAAGGTGCACTTTTTGAGGTTAGCAAACaacctttctttccttagaatttccaaaacagatttcaaatgcattacatgttcttccaaatttttgctatagatcaggatatcatcaaaatacaCAACTACAAATCTGCCAATAAATGCTCGCAAAACATGGTTCATCAAACGCATAAATGTGCTCGGAGCATTAGTTAAACCGAAAGGCATCACTAACCACTCATACAAACCatatttagtcttaaaagcagttttccattcatcaccttctttcatCCTAATCTGATGATATCTActcttaagatcaatttttgtaaagacaCAAGAACCATACAATTCATCCAGCATATCATCTagtctaggaatgggatgacgatactttaccgttatgttgttgatggctcggcagtcaacacacatcctccatgttcCATCCTTCTTGCCTCTGAAGTTCCTTGGTCTCCTCGGGATTACTCCTATAAGCAGGTCGGTTTGGAATTGATGCACCAGGTATGAAATCAATTTGATGTTCAATCCCTCGGATTGGAGGTAAACCATAAGGTACCTTTTCAGGAAGGACATCTTCAAACTCctgcaaaagagaaacaatattgcTCGGCAAAGCACCGACGACATGATTAGTACATAAAAGAGCCTCCTTGTACATGAGTACAATAAGGGGCTGGTGTGAAAATAATGCTCTcttgatctcacttttttttgaaatgtaattgaatttctcctctcttgctctcactatagccgaaatcctctctctttctttttcactctgatcaatgtttttctctcctttttttttaagtctttttttttcagtttcggctttcctttccttttccttttttttttcattcgaactTTGTAACTTTAATTGGTCCTCCCTGACCTGTTTTGGAGTTAATAGCACAAGAGTAATAGGTTGCCTATTAAGAGTGAAGGAATACTTATTTGTGAATCCATCCTGCGTAACCCTcagatcatactgccatggtctTCCCAACAGTAAATGGCATGCGTGCATAGGAACCACATCACAAGGCACCTCATCCTCATATTTGCCAATGGATAATGCCACCAACACTTGTCTTGTCACCTTGATTTCCCCACATTCATTCAACCACTGAAGCCGGTAAGGTTGAGGATGTTTCAAGGTAGTTAAAGCCAATTTCTCCACCAAATAAGTGCTGGCTACATTTGTGCAACTCCCACCATCGATAATGACACTGCAAACTTTGTTATTTACAAAGCACCGAGTATGAAACAAGTTCTCCCTTTGGTTACTTTCTTCCTCCTTAACCTGCACATTGAGAACTCGCCTTGCAACCAATAAATCTCCAACCACAGCATTTTGCTCATCGTCAGCATCCTCCATAGATGGCATATCATCATTATctacttcttcctcattttctgacTCAAGCTCTCCTTGGGCATTTATCACCATCACCCTCTTGTTTACACACTGGCTGGCTATATGTCCGCGCCcctgacatttaaaacatttaatatcacatgttttagaacttgaagtctCGATTGTACCTGAAGTAGTGGCGGTCTTTAAGTTGGCATTCTTAGAGGATTCaaattttggcttattttgttGCTGCTCATCCCTTTTTGGAGTTGTCTTCCACGAGCTGGTTGTAGCCATAGGCAGTCCCCTCCTAGCCAATCCCTTTCGTTTGAATTGTTCCTCCACCTTTATGGCTTGATGCACCATATCTGTCAACTCAACATAGTGCTGCATCTCGACTATATCCGCAATCTCATGATTTAAACCGTGCAAAAACCTAGCCATGGTGGCTTCCCGGTCCTCTTATACATTAGCCCGGATCATAGCTACCTCCATCTCTTTGTAATACTCATCCACACTTTTAGATCCTTGAATTAACCTctgtaattttttatacaatccCCTATAATAGTGGCTGGGTACAAAACGCTTCCTCCtaagcattttcatttcctcCCAAGTGTCCACGGGTGGCTCtctattcctcctcctattaatcagtaattgatcccaccacacAATGGCATAATCGGTAAATTCAATTGCAGCCAACTTAACCTTCTTTATCTTTGAGTAGTTGTGACAATCAAAAACCATCTCCATTTTAGTTTCCCACTCCAAATAAACTTCAGGATCATTTTTACCTTGAAAAGATGggattttaatctttatatttccTAAATCGTTATCCCTCCTAGGCCTACCCATCCTAGCTTCTCTATTTCTATACCCATGCTCAATCCTGCCTCggttcaaatattgctcatcaaactcctccgactccgcctctcCATCAACATTCCGCCACGGACCACGCCCACCATGCTGCCTATTGTGGATGTCATGTTGCTGGCCCCTAGGAGTTTCTGCTTCTACCCTGTCCAACCTTTCGTGAATAGGTTCTAATTCAGCCCTCAACATACGCCTCATCTCCCCTAACATCGCTTGCATTTGGAGGTTTGGAACTGGAGGTTGTCGAAATTCTTCGGTTGTGCCTTCTTCTTGATTATTagacatgttttaaaatctgcaaacaaagttagaatcctcacaagcactccctcacgtgtttcacTCAAGAATTGATACACTTGCACTCGTGTTTTCACTCTAAACGGCTTTTACCCTCATATGGTCTCGCACACTCTTGCCTTTTTCCACTCTTCTGTGTCTTCTTTAGTTCTTAATCGAACTTCAagaaactcattcaaaataatccagcagcaattcagaaaataaacaaccaaaactcatcaaaagttCAAGTACTTGAATAAGGTGAGATACAAGATTGAAAGGAAGAAGTTTTCTTACTGAATCgtgtaccttttttttattttattttatttttataatatctttttgttttcatttttttttttttttttacagcaaAGAACAGGAAATAgaacgaaaataaaagatagacaaacttatcttagaaccaaagctcttgataccaaaatgatatgaacgccaccaacaattgtgatgaaacccgataacaatgatggcttggaaccccaagatcgtattgacaagatttgttgagccttgaccagtcaccgaactagatgaaaaaccaagactacgaaggattgaaaacgccacaccaagaaatcagaatcaaggtgataagtttggagcttgaacgccacaagattaacttgataagttcaaagagttctttgaagaaccaagaggaacacaagacctcacaaagacaaataagcttctaaaatttcaaatctgatattaaaactcgaaataacccctttatatacttggaacaaccctccaagaataggaaaagtcataactacagctttaaaagcaacacaaatattaacataacaagtcccacgaattttaggcctcttggacttctagaggcagccagtaatgacaaaatgactaaattcaatgtatttcacgtacccaggcaagaccaagttcattcacctatttaatattcttgaaacttaacaaattcacgtcctttaatggtcagaccattcatcatatttctatgtgctaattagcctcttcaattgccttgatgacatggactaagtcttgaatattatttgagcccatcttggtctttttagaatcagcccatttctcttggattagcccatttagtgcttccttgaatcgtttggctctaagtcttgtaattgggccactaggaagtgacaaagggtcttttgcaaattcagctccattcccacttgtatgatcagcatgtccagctccttggtttgaatcatcttagccacacttggtgaatagtattagacacttggcataAAGAGGAACCATGATATggattgtgaaggaatcaaggtgttaGCCACCTAAACGAAACCCTATTCttttttcatctgatcaaccaataTATTTCTgatcaaagagggtttcaaccctaataAAACCCTCATTGGTTCGaatggaatccaattgaaaccccaaaagcttggttgaaaccgaaaccctaaacggtttccccaaaccctaaagttggcctctaaacccattttgatccgatttctagtattgtgtttaatcacttgattaaatcactttcacatgctattaattcaaCAAATtattgttatgacatcattatcaaacctttaaaccttgaaagtttgattgggccaagaaaaattggatttgggtttgatagcTTCCCAaatcctaaccaaaccccctttaaactccaaattgacgcccacttggttggggcccacaaATATGCCCACCTTGGCAAAAATTCTAGAAGAAGTTTCCTCTCCCACATGGCAAGCCATCCACTATGTaatagcccgctagaaattcactggtggaatttctattgactttaggaacctcgtgaaaactccataaatttttacgaatcgaccaatcgcacaagttttagtctgttaacatagttagtgttatcactcaatatggtgccaaaaatatgaatttaacatagaatgtgttttggtctacaccattagactcagttgattatttaagattttatggcgcagtagtccattttcataatttcggatgAAACGCATATtcgaaattgtaaaattatttttaggggcacttcagggttgaattttgctaaacaattttcactataggttaatataaatatttagaatttttcagtactaaagTTATTATGCTTTtcttttggagtgaatagtaacttcgataagcgcacccagtgcagtgttttcaaaatcacagtgtggaatgtccaaattaggttagagaagttttatttggactcttgacaagatcttagccacacatagtgaatagtattagacacttggcacaaagaggaaccattaggtAGATTGTGaaagaaatcaaggtgtgagatcatgccacctaagcatagctttgtttcatctgatcaatcaaattgtgccagaccaaagagggtttcaatcctaaAGAAACCCTAAAAggtggaatccaattgaaatcccaaaagtttggttgaaaccgaaactcTAAACgatttccccaaaccctaaagttggcctccaaaccctttttaatctgatttctagcattgtgtttaatcacttgtttaaatcacttccacatgctattaattaatcaaatccttgttatgacatcattatacaaccttttaaaccttgaaaatttgattgggtcaagaaaaaatggatttgggcttgatagcatctcaaaccctaaccaaatcccctttaaatcccaaattgaagcccacttggtagAGGCCCACCAAGGCCAACGAACTTGGCCACGTTGCcaaagtttcttgaagaagtttcctcccccccATGGAAGACcatccactaccattggctgcacccattagtgccttgatgtgaaggagaagtccactccatcaacctccatctctcacaggaCTGCCAGCAGTCCTTTGCCCTCATtactctccactttatgtcatatAGCCAACTCCAATCTAGGCTCTTTCAAGGCCATAACTTCACCCTCTAGGAGTCTAAAGTTGTgtaagacacacttctctctattttatcgcttctttcccccgttcttagagagaaacccaaaagagctctctcgagTAGATTTCTGGCTCTTTTTGCATGGTCATTTTTtatcctttgtaagtatttatCATGATAAATCATTCAgaaaagttgttcatctttgagtatAGTTTCGGtgaatatcttattagtctcaaaaatgctcatttgatcggtcaaaagtatttttaaccatggaaaggtcattctgggagTGAAattggagagtatgatatgttttggaaattttgaccaagctaatggacatatcttggtccgaaaattttatggagtgttgttagcacgtgtttatgaatgttcattgaggttttcttgcatgaataaagcttttgatgatagatttccttagatttagaaacttgcaaactggaagtggaaaaacagtttttattttgtgaaagtttgaatatttcgggGTTCAATCTTATttcaaaggttttgatatttttatatgatgatcctaagactcttatatacatgttaggatgttatttcaaagagttttagtattagttttaaagatatgattttctatttaagaggatttcggtttggcctaagatttgaagtttttgggttagatccatgttttgttgaattttagccatgttattttaagtttgatagtTGAATTTTCTTTAGAACACATTTTTAAatcatgagatgttttattctgaagatcacatgtctttaagccatggatcaagagattgatcaaagttagtggagagaaaagtttctgtttatGGTGTTGATcaaagagattgatcaaagtgttgttttgtgattttggtgacttttgtttgatgatttaaattatggttgatcttaggatggtgttaagaatatgttagaagtatgatttgattttttggaattcttggaaatgtttttattaaggtcaaaacttgtgatttaagggtttactttttgttaaaaagtttggatctttttacaaaacgtttggtgttgatgattagcttttcttaatggatattttaagtgtatttttaaacttttggtAGGAAGATCCTtgatacaaaattttggtttaatcatgagttttgaagatggaagaaattaaaaccaaaatcaagagaaatagcctatgaatgtttcgaccattgtgagttttccatagttgtgaatgattttaaaattttctgagttgatatttgagtctaggataaaatttacatgaagaatgtaaattttggtaatttctgtagttaggatgtgaaacccttaagttagggataaaatggtcattttcccacatgtagagggtaaaatggtcattttattCTAAGTTGTCCCTTTTCACTTTTCTACTTGTtcgtaattaaatttctaacttttagaatacccttttATAGTTCCTCGTGTTTTGCACTTTATTCTTGTAGAACGCAatgatcgaggtaagttagctcttaacttactatcaatttactgtgtgtgtgtgatagataagggaactacaatttatgttcgtatgttgttatatatgccatgtcatcacatgtttatctattacaagaattattttgtcatgaaaatctcatctgttacacaatatattttatcttatgttACTActtgttgcaagtatgtcacattacctatgccatctgttacatgtatgtcatgtcacgtaatattcactatcgcatgttatgccatgttacaaagTGTTATCTATTACaaggtatgccatgttatgaaatattgtctgttacatttatgccatgttatggaatgttgtctgttatatttttatctcaaagtATGTtgtcatgtttgtcatcttatgttcatgtcaggacttctgtcttttaggTCACGTTCAtatcacgtcacgttacgaaatgtcatgtatgctaattaagttattcatgtcaatcacgaccctaagcactaagatatggtaatatcctagtgaaactcctttgttcatgctggagtgtctaaataggtgtgaaattctctaggttgacgaagtacagtcaacaggttgcgaatggggcctaactagctgtcATCGGAGCGTGCCAGGCACTGATGCCGATGGAGCCatactttatgttacgtgtgtctacAACAAGTGTGGcgcaaacaattcatggggccacaacaactatgaagcatgaagtatggggccataacaactATAGAGCATAcattacgtgagacacaacaattgtgacacgtagagtacatggggccacaacaactgtggagtacgtattaacgcgctcacagttggtatagatacctgtgttgtgatacggtaatcggtagggacacatggctcaaggggacccatgtagcacccatatggtcactttactaattaagtctattgaataagattctaagttcatatatttcacgttcaagtcatttttcatgttatgttatgtttatgtttacgttcacgttcatgtcaagtttcaagttcatgtcaattaTGATGACCCCAGGAGATAAGAATACGATATCATGTTAACCCCATGAGGTAAGaacacgcaatcatggtaaccccattgatatgaacccgcgggaatgaaatcccttgaacccacagtcaatttgaaaactccccaagaaagccaaaatcaagtcaatggatggagaacctagacccgatgagaacccgtttcaagaacctagattatattaaaatctagacccgttgaagaacccgtctcaagaacccagattacaaaggaggaacgccacaaaggttgtgatttacctttgataagttcaaaagttcaattaagaacaagaggagtaaaactcaactcacaatgaataaattcatcaaattttataaatttcataatctgattaaaatgtggccacatagagtatttaaagcaaaacataatgaaaccctagccaaaataaaccccccatcttccaaaagtgcccctggatgaacagtgccgcggctacagtacggagctacagtaactcgctacagtaaccctaaccctagttcaataaaataataactttcccaatatgcccttgcataggcataaacccaattattctaagcaaataaaataggtccttgaaattaattaaataagttgaaagtcttcaagtgtccaaagcctataagtcatgttgttgccctttccatagcttatgaaatgaatcaaagcataatcttcatcgtttaagcccttgaacttgtatttgacccatctggtacttgcaacatatctttaagactatgcccaccttggttcccatcattctccctctcctcaaaaggattcgacctcgaatctccacctggatcaaagggaaaaatgttagtaacattatcattgatttcatatgcattgtcattaatttgttcaagaatttgagaacatccatctaagctactcctgttgtcaacagataaagatattaaatctaaaggagtaaatagattaagtctataaacaatttcaaaaggagaatataaagtggtagtatgcatggtcctgttatatgcaaactctataaatccatccataaccacaaaaatagaatttctactcctttctttcctaggcagccccaaaacaaagtccatagatatgtctacacatgactcactaggaataggtaagggcgtatgcaacccatgtggcaaaagtataaatttggcctttctgcatgtagtgcacctgccacaaatacaattgacatctctcttcatcttagaccaacataaatgttcatacaaaatgtctaatattttcttgacaccagaatgactactccaaatatatgcaaactcaatgaagggcaaatgatagtcccacaaacgttcatgcaacacatcaatgaatggcaattgatacttccacaaatgttcatgcaacacgtcattgaaaggcaaatgatattcccacaaacgttcatgcaacacaacaaaagtcttccttacaccatggttacccaacaaaccaccatgtccatcgcacacaagcaacttacatataaaactagtaggtacataaaatctattctttataaacaagtaccaatctagtttataaaacttaccaaacgatgctttctcacatgttccatatacaatagcaaagtcatcatcattagcatgcaattccttatcatattcaagttttaacaattttgcatctaaaatgaagataagtacataccttcttgctaaagcatcaaccacaaaagtttccataccttgtgtgcatttgaatacatgagcaaaagtctcaatagaatcctcccgcttagcacgcattatggtcaacaacttaccttctccctttaagtgtgtcaatgactcatgttcttccaagaaaggtcggttaggaattgttgcacctggcacaaaatcaatgtagtgctctatctccctaatgggtggcaatccactaaatacaccacttggaaacacgacctcatatccctgcaacaaagagacaacaatactaggcaaacatacgtcaagttcgttaggattaagacttgccttagcataaaaactcacttttctctttgtttttctctcactttcttcaaactctcttttctttccactctctttttctttttcactctcttttttcctttcacactcttttttcttttcactctctttttttctgtcactctctttttcttcatctttttttgtactctcgacctcataattatttttcaactcattctctcttttgcttgaggtcttagtctcaccctcttcttttttctctctcatttttctctctttctccatttcggtctcactatttcttttcttctcaatctcacattcactcttgcttttcagctcaatctcactttcactttcactctcccttcactcttgcttttcagctcattctcactttcactcttccttgtttgctcaatctccttttcactttttcttttttgatcactctcacttttactctttccttttttatcactctcattttcactctttctgttttgagcaaccttacatttcagcttcaattgatccccatggacctgttttggagttaaaggagcaagtttgattgtttttccatctttttcaaaactgtacatgttccttaacccatcatggatcaccttcctatcatactgccatggctttcctaacaaaatatgactagcatgcataggcactacatcacaaagcaccatatcctggtattttccaattgaaaaagaaactaacacttgcttatttatcctaacctctccacaatcactcaaccagtgcaacatgtatggtctagggtgtttcaagatacgtaaattcaatttctcaactaaagtagtgctagccaaattaatacaactcctcaaatcaatggtcatactacataccttgttgttaatgtggcatctagtatgaaaaatattctcgctcttctgctctatatcatccatcttaatttctgtattgagtgcatgcctggtaacaagagaat carries:
- the LOC109000434 gene encoding uncharacterized protein LOC109000434, which encodes MARFLHGLNHEIADIVEMQHYVELTDMVHQAIKVEEQFKRKGLARRGLPMATTSSWKTTPKRDEQQQNKPKFESSKNANLKTATTSGTIETSSSKTCDIKCFKCQGRGHIASQCVNKRVMVINAQGELESENEEEVDNDDMPSMEDADDEQNAVVGDLLVARRVLNVQVKEEESNQRENLFHTRCFVNNKVCSVIIDGGSCTNVASTYLVEKLALTTLKHPQPYRLQWLNECGEIKVTRQVLVALSIGKYEDEVPCDVVPMHACHLLLGRPWQYDLRVTQDGFTNKYSFTLNRQPITLVLLTPKQEFEDVLPEKVPYGLPPIRGIEHQIDFIPGASIPNRPAYRSNPEETKELQRQEGWNMEDRGIEVDEEKVKAIQEWSTPTTVSQVRSFHGLASFYRRFVRDFSSLAAPLTEVIKKNVPFKWGKEQEKAFSLIKEKLTNAPLLVLPNFAKTFEIECDASGIGIGAVLMQEGRPIAYFSEKLSGATLNYPTYDKEMYALVRALENWQHYLWPTEFVIHTDLESLKHLKGQQRLNKRHAKWVEFIETFLYVIRYKQGKENVVADALSRR